TCTCCTTCAACGACGCGAATACAGTTCTGCCGTGAAAATCCTGGAAACAGCAACACGTCTGGCAAGTGTCAGCGAAGTTGCCGTGAATCCGGAAACTCTCACGCAAATTCGCAGGCATCTGGCTGATGCCTACTACTCCGCGGGGCAGACTGAAGCTGCATTCCAGTTGACCCAGAACCGCCGTTTTTCCGCGCTGAAATAAGCGGGCGGCTCTTAAAGCCGCCCCAGCATCCCACCCGTTAAATCAATCTGAACATTAGGAGTATCTCGATGCCTGAGCGCAATCTTGATGGCATGCGTGTAGCCATTCTCGTTTCGACAAATTTTGAGCAGGTGGAACTCGAAGAACCCATGGAGGCGCTGGCGCAAGCCGGTGCGGATTGCCGTATCGTCTCGCCCACGCAAGGCAAAATCACCGGTATGAAGCACGACGAAAAGAAGGATAACTTCAACGTCGATTTCACTCTCGACCAAGTCAATCCCGACCAGTTCGACGCCGTGATGATTCCCGGGGGTGCATTGAATTCCGACTTCCTCCGCGTCATCCCCAAAGCGCAGGATTTCGTTAAGAAGGTCAACTCGGCTGGCAAGCCGATGGCGATCATCTGCCACGGCCCGTGGCTGCTCGTGTCGGCTGGACTCGTCAAAGGACGCACTCTCACGAGCTATCACACCATTCAAGACGACATCCGTAACGCCGGCGGCAATTGGGTCGATCGCGAAGTCGTTCGCGACGGCAACTGGGTCACCAGCCGTCAACCCTCGGATCTGCAGGCGTTTAACCGTGAAATGGTGAACGTCTTTTCAGAGCTCCGCCAACCCGTGAATCGCGCCGCGTAATCACGATCACGCACGCTCGAACTACAATTCGAGCGTGCGCTACCGCATCCGCGACTACAAACCGGAAGACTTCGACCGTCTGCACACGCTCGACCAGGAATGCTTTCCTCCGGGCATCGCCTATTCGCGCCGCGAACTCGCCTACTACATCAAGCGTCCGCACGCCTTTACTCTTGTTGCCGAAGAGAAGAACAAGGCCATTGCCGGTTTTATCGTTGCCAGCAGCCATCCGAAGAAGATGGGGCACATCATCACCATTGACACTGACCGGAAACTCCGCCGCTCCGGGCTGGGCACATTACTGATGAATGCCGCAGAAACGCGTCTCCGGGAGATCGGCTGTGAGGTTGTATTCCTTGAAGTTGCAGTGAACAACACCCCGGCTATTAAGTTCTACAAAAAGCTGGGGTACTCCATTCTCAAGACCCTCATGGGCTATTACCAGGGCAAGCTGGATGGCTTCCTCATGATCCGCCGCTTTTCAGAAGAACAGGGCGTGACGGGAATCACAAAGTAGCTGTTTTGGCGGATGCTAAAATCCATTGATCTCATGCTCCTGCTTTTGGCCATCTTCGCCGCCGGGCTGCTGCACGGAATCGGCCCCGATCACCTTGCCGCCATTACTGCATTCGGGGTCGCCGTCGAGCACGATTTCCGCCGTGTCTTGTGGTTTGCCGTTCGGTTCGCGGGCGCGCATGCACTGGTCATTGCAGTTGCCGGAATTGCCGGATACTTCGGCCGTGGGCTTCTACCGCAGTCATGGGAAAACGCGTTTGAGCTTGGCGCTGGCGGACTACTCGTCCTCACCGGAGTCGCCGCCGTCATTGGCCTTCTCAGCGGCAAGATCAAGGTCCACGAGCACATCCACAAGCACCATCACCATCCGCACAAGCACCTGCACGTGCACATGGTCCCCTCGGCAAACGAAACCTGGGATCACGAGACTGCCCATCGCGCTCCTGAGCACATACACCACGGCGGAATCGCCGCCACGCTTGGCATTCTCTTCGCGCTGGGTGGTACGCGAAGCCTCATTGCCGTCGTACCCATTGCGGTGGCTCCCACGTTCACGCAGACCCTCCTTCGTGTCGCGGTCTTCGTCGTCGGCATCGTCCTTTCGATGGTCGCTTACGCTTTCATCACGCAACACGTCTTCGGACGCCTGGCCGACCGCGCCAATCGCATCGGCTATGCGCCGGCTTTTATGAAAGCCTCGTCCTATCTGCTCGCGGGATTCTGTATCGTCGCCGGCATGATGACGATCTCCGACCGACTCCTCGGCTAGCGTGCAGGTGTAACCGTTTAGCCGTCGACACCCTGCTTACCCCCCTGAAATTCTGTTTTCCGGATAAGTTGCGCAGCGATGTTTTGAGATACACTGTCGCCTTTGTAGCTGTCCTTGGCTTATGCCCGACATTACCCGAATCGTCGGAACCTTCGTCGCAGAGGCTTCGGCCCGGCCGGCTTGGCAGCGTTACTGCATAGCCCTTCTCGCGCCACTGCTCGCTGCGTTCCTAACCGGGCGGGTCCTCCAACTCAGCCACTATCCTTTCTTTTCACTATTTTCGCTTGCTGTAGTTATCAGTAGCATCTTCGGAGGAATGCGTCCTGGCTTCGTGGCGACGGTCATCGCATGTCTGGTTAATCTCTTCTCCGCACCTCCGTTCGATTCCATCCGGTTGGCTCAGGGACAAGACTTTGTCCGTGTACTGGTGTTCGGCCTGGCCGGGTTCTTGATAGCTCTATTCGTTGGCGCGACCGGGGAACTTGAACGCCGACTCCTGCTCGAACGTACGCGTCTTTCCGTCACGCTCCAAAGTATCGGCGATGCTGTGATCGCGACTGATGTCGAAGGCTGTATCACCTTCATGAATCCCATCGCCGAGCAGGC
This genomic window from Terriglobales bacterium contains:
- a CDS encoding N-acetyltransferase; protein product: MRYRIRDYKPEDFDRLHTLDQECFPPGIAYSRRELAYYIKRPHAFTLVAEEKNKAIAGFIVASSHPKKMGHIITIDTDRKLRRSGLGTLLMNAAETRLREIGCEVVFLEVAVNNTPAIKFYKKLGYSILKTLMGYYQGKLDGFLMIRRFSEEQGVTGITK
- a CDS encoding type 1 glutamine amidotransferase domain-containing protein — its product is MPERNLDGMRVAILVSTNFEQVELEEPMEALAQAGADCRIVSPTQGKITGMKHDEKKDNFNVDFTLDQVNPDQFDAVMIPGGALNSDFLRVIPKAQDFVKKVNSAGKPMAIICHGPWLLVSAGLVKGRTLTSYHTIQDDIRNAGGNWVDREVVRDGNWVTSRQPSDLQAFNREMVNVFSELRQPVNRAA